Below is a window of Deltaproteobacteria bacterium DNA.
TCAGTACTTTCGGGTGCTTTAGGCTTTTGGGCAGCAGAAGCGCTTACGCTTTTTGGCGCAATCTTCTTATGGACACGGCGTGAAAGCTATCGACCGCGAGTTTGTGAAATTGATAATAATGCTTAGCCTGGATAAAAAAAGCAGTAAGTTTGGCACCTGGATGGAGCAGCGCGCAGATCCAGGTGCCAAACTTTTTAAAGCGCCTTTTCGCGCTAAACAACCGCTTAGCGAGCTGATACTTTGATCAGTCGTGGCGGCAGCTTCTCCCCTTCCCCGTGATTTTCTTCGTCAGCAGCTTTGAACACAAAGCGATATATAGGTTGAGATTCAACTTGATCTACATTGCCTGCTTGCGCTTCAAGGCCAAAGTCCCATCCTTCAAGTTTATAACCTTTGGCATTCTCTAGTTGTTTCATGGCCTCTTCATAGGCGCGCTCATATGGTTTAACCTCTAAGCGTTCACCCTTCATGCTCTTTTCATCAAGTTTACGCCATACTTTTGCGACATTGATGAGTTTGCCATCGTTAGCAAGCTGGACATTGATCTTGCCACCTTCACCGAGAAAACGTACTTGTTTGTCATCAACATTTATTACGCGCTCAAAAGTCACGATAACGTTTTTCTGTATGCTTTCAGATTTTTCTTGTCGGCCATCGCGTGGTATGCGATCGATCATCATACGTTGAACCTGCGGTTCATCCATATCTGCTTCAAGCAGGCCAAGCTCACTAAGTTGCCGATAGGCAAGTTCTTTGTAATCTTCTTCAGATAATTGAGCGGATACTTCTTCGTTAATACGTTCATTGCTCACGTAAGTAGCGCCTGTGCGCGTATTGAAAGCAATACGCGGATGACCATCAACTTGCTCTTTAGACACTAACCAAAGGCCTTCTTGAATGAGTTCTTCACGGAATGGCGGCGGATCAGGTAAGATAAACTTAATTTTGGGCATTTTTTCTAAAATTATAATAATCGGCGGCCATTTTGGCGCTGTGGTAGCAAACTTTGAAAGGTACTGAATATGAAAATACTTGCCAGAGGGGTTAGCGGCATTAGTAAAGGTCGTATCATAAAGTGGGGTAGTAAATGTAAAGAAACCACCAGTGGTAATACACAATGGTACAACTATCGAGTCATAGCCTGAACCGTGCAACCCAAAAATAAACGAATCAGCTACATCATAGTGCTTGTTATTGTAGTTGTCCCATATACGGTTGGTTTGGTCTTCGTGACAGTAGGCACTGGTTGAAGAACCACAGGCCATACGTAAATTTGATGATAAAGCTGGGCCCCAACGTTCAAATACATTACGCATCGCCTCTGAGTCAGCAGAGCCGTCAAAATCTTGTGGGCAGCTATAATCCCATCCACCACCTGGACAAACGCGTGGACCATGCGCGAACACTTCACACGAGCACTGCCAATAGTAACGCGAGATTCCCCAGTTGCCACAATTACCAAGCATCATGTCCTTTTGATGACCAAAATCACCAAGAGTTGACCATGATTCAGGATCACCGTGACCCGCATAGAAAAACAACATCGAGCGATCGATACCATCAGTGCCATCAGCATCCATGCCACCAGCAGTCACTGTACTATCGTTATAGTACTTGCTGGTTTGCAATTTACCAACATGAATATGACTGCGTGTCCATGTTGCGGGCACATGGTTTGGCGCGGTTGGATTTGACGCCATGTCAACGCCATAGAGAAATTCATTGGCAGTATCGATGTGCCAATCGGTGTTACCGTGGGCAGCCTTAACTGAATTAAGCGGTGGCGTGCACAAAAACCACTTTAATATGTTAGGGTCGATAGCAATCTCTGCTTGGGTTATGGCATTTGGTTTTTCTGCCACTTTAGCAAGCGTAACAGTTGATGCTTTTGCTTGCGCTTGCTCCTGTGCGGTCGCAGCTTTCGCCAAACCACATAAGGACAAGCATAAAACGATTACAGATGTTAAATGTCGCTTCATTACCAGTCTCCTGTTGAAATCTACCGTGTGTTACAGACGGTCACTTGGTCACGCATTAAACCATGACAAGCTTTTTGCCATTTTGCGCGTCTTTTGAGGGTATTCGTTGTTAACGGTTGTGATCTGACATTTTAGAGTTAAAAAAAATGCTGCGTTAGAAATAAAAACTAACGCAGCATTTTTGCGCCAAACTATTCAACCGCAATGACAACTGAATCCTGCGCGACATTACCTGATGAGTCGCTAGCCGATACCGTAATTCTATGACTACCTGATGGTAAATCAGCGTAGTTTACTAACGCACCATAACCAAGAATTTTACCACTCTCATCGTTCCATTGAATTTGCTTTTCAGAGAATTCTTTATCTTCAGCATCTTCAACACTTGCTTGAAGAATAACGTTGGCCCCACGTTTGTAAATATTACGTTGTTGCGGTTTTAAAATACGAACGTTGGGTGGCAAATTGCGTTCAAGACGCAAGCCTTTGACTTCTGTAGTGGTGCTATTTAAACCATCAGATACTACTACTTGTAGTATTCCGTCACTCGTTCCGGGTAGATTTTCAGTAGAAAAACGCAATTCTGATGATTGTTGATCGACCGCTACTGGGATGAAAGTTTCGCCTCCATCTGGACTAAAACGAATGATCGCATTTAAAGCATCTCGGTCACCATCTTCGGCTTTCCATGCCACTACCACTTCTTTTTTTAAAGCACTGCCTTCAACAGGCTGTTCGACGCGCACTGATGGGCGACTACGAGTTCGCTTGATTACACCTTGCAATTTACCTTCAATATATACTTCAACCGCGCTTGCTTCAGCTATTGCTGGTGTCGTTACCGAGAAACCACGAATCGGTTCACCTTGGCGTGAATCTAAATCTGCATAAGTATTAAACGCAGTGGTGTAAAGCTCTTTGCCATTAGCATCGAGAACGCGTAAGAATGAATCGCCTTCTTTTAATGGTATGGGTTCTTGCATTAACGAAACTAATTCATAGACTGGTTGCATCATCCATTTTTGCTCGAAAATGATGCCACGAAACACATAAGCTTTATATTGTTTTAATATCACAGGTATACAACTGCTGGTATCGTTAGTATAAACGTCTTTATACCTGCTACTTTGTATCCAAGCTTGGTTAGTATAAAGACCTGGCACCATAATGTCATAAAGCGAAGTGGGTTTAACGTTGCCAAGACCTAGGCGATCTAGGGTATCCCAGCCAGTTTCATCAATCTTGTTAGAAACATGATAGTAGCCCAAGTTATGACCGAACTCGTGGGCAAAAGTACGTTGATGTCTAGAAGTCTCGGTATTGCCAAAAGCTACATGGCCATTTATGTAAGAAAGACCATTACCGTAAAACGGATTACCACGCAGCCAGCCATATAAATAACTTGGGGTTGGACTCATTGCCACCCGTGCCGCCTCAAGGCTATTTAAAAGACTGGTACCACTGGTATCAACGTTTTGCGTCCAAGTAAGTGAGCTACCTGCAACCCGATAACGACCACTGGCGCCAGGAGTATATTCAGTAAATGGATAGATACCCCAAACAAATGCATCACCAACACCTTGAGAAATCAAGTTAGGATCTGGTGTACCTTTCTCTGCAGGATCAGCACTAGCATACTGATAATTAATGGGCATGCCTACAATACTAGGAGCACTACGGCAAGCAAACGAAGCCTCTTTAGTATAATCATTGTTGCTCTCGTTGTATTCTGAGATTGTATTAAAAGGATCTACCGTCGCTTCAAAACGTAGCCCTACACTAAATATAGTTGTCGGTGGTACGAAGGTGAAATTTAAAGTATGATTTTCTTGATTACGATCAATGGTTTTTGGCGCAGTTATTGGACCATTATCTGATAACATATCGTAAAGTAAAGTCGTACCACGATAAACCCGCAAGCGACCTTGCACATTTTTTACCGATGACCCCAGAAGAAGACTACTAACATGCACGAACATTCTCACGGTTGTGGTTCGTCCTGCAACCAAAGCAACACTATCATCAGCTTTCTGGGTACTTTGGGTAACTTCGAGTCGATCAATTGAAAGATCTGTAAAGCTTATAGGAATTAGGATTGCTTCTTTACCGATCGCCGCTGCCGCTACCACCTTAGTATTTGCGGCGGTCACCGCCTTTTGGGCTAAAACTGCTGTTGGTAAATAGCCGATGGCCGCAGCCAACAGCGCAAAACTACGGCTCCACTTGGTAATTTTCATGTTACCATCCTTGTTTTTTTAGTTTTAAAGGTAAATGTTTCCAATGTCGTGCTTGCAATCACGACCTTAAAACTCACAAGCGCTTGGCTTGGTATTCGTTGTTAGCCTGGTCTATCTAACATGCAAATTGTAAGCTAATTGTTGCTTTTTTTAAGATATCATAGGGCATATTACCTAAATTTCCTTGCTATCTATTGCACTTGACGCACGCATTGCGTTATTGGCTAGACATTGAATTTTTTTTTCTTATTTTTCGTACAAGAAAAGTGAAGTGAAATATTTCAACCGTCATCAATATTCAGTCTAAGCTGTAAATATACCTGTACAAGCAATAACTACATATTAATGCATTAGTTAAAAACGCATCGGGATTTAAACCTCATGGCAAGTGATATTTCACATAAGCTATTAGAACAAGCACTGAGTGGCCAGCCAAATGCGGTGCGCTCTCTAATTGAATATTTAGCTCCGGTAGTAAAATCACGTATTGTACGTACGCTGACGGCCAGTGCTGGCGCAACAGCAGGTCGCGATTTGCAGCAAGAAGTTTTAGATCTCACCCAAGAAGTTTTCGCCCAACTATTCATTAATGAAGGCAAAATTTTACATTCATGGGACCCTGAACGAGGATTATCACTGCGCAACTTCGTAGGTATGGTAGCGCAACGGCATGTCTTGAGTGTTTTGCGCAGTCGCAAACGCAATCCCTTTACCGACGAACCGATTGCTGATTGCGATCCCATAAAAAACGAAATAACTGACGGTAATAGCGACTTTGAAGAAATTATGGCATCCCGTGATTTACTCCGTGAATTAGTTCGCCGCTTAGCCACGCTCTTAAGTCCACTAGGTTTGTTGGCTTTTGAGTTAATAATTGTTCGAGATTGTTCAGTATCAGAAGTTCAAGATGCTACCGGTTTGAGCCCAGCTGCCATTTATATGTGGCGTTCACGTTTGGTACGCTTTGCACGTCAGATAGCTGAGAAAATTATGTTAGAACAGGGATCGTCGCAACGAACTTCTCAACAGGAGCATGCGCCCACATGAGTAAAAAACCAGAAAAAATTCTCGGGGCGCTACGCCAGGCTTACACGGACATGGAAGAAGAACGTGACGCAATTTTAGCATCGCTTTGGCAACGCCAAGAGATGCCTACTGATGCAGAACTTAAAGAATTAGGTCTGCAAAATCACCCTTCTTTCTCTAAAGACGAATTGTTAAAATCCCTACGACCGATTGATGAAACGACATTAGCCAAACTTACAGAGTCAGCATTAGCTGTACTGCCAAATAAAAACTTAAACACACCATTGCTTAATGATTGCATCCCTAATCAAGATAATGCTTCAGGATTAATCACCAAGTTTTTCAAGTTAATACAATCTGCTTTTAAACAACCGCGATTTGCTTTTGCTATTGGCTCTTTCGCGGTAGCCGCGGCTTGCTCAATTTTATTATTAGTCATGCTGTTAAACTCAAATTCATTACCATTATATTCTCTGGAGATATCTAAAGGTGATCAAATAATGCGCGGTGTATCTGCGCACACAGACAGCGCAGAAAGTGCGGTGCCTAAAGTGAGCCCGGGATCATTGCTACAAGTATTCGTGCGTCCCGAAAATGCAGTTAATGAATCGGTTGCAGCATATAGTTACCTGCTTTCACGCTCTAAACCAACTTTACGAGCTTGGCCCGCAGAAGTATTAGCTAATAGCAAAGGAACTATACGTTTACAGTATAAAGTAAGCCAAGATACAGCTCCTGGAGAGTACGAACTTATTGTTGCCGTAACTTCAGATCCAAAAAACTTGCGGATATCAGAAATCGAGCACCTAATTTCTACAACCGCAGACAATCGCGATGCCCAGCAAAACCTTCGTATCTTAAGAGCACCTATAGAAATAGTGACTAAATAGGGATTGTCCCTAATAAAAACGGCAATGTTATGGCACTTTTTTATGTAAATAACACTAAAGCCGCAAATTGGCGACAACGTGCATTGCCACTTATGTTGATGGTCAAGTGGCAATCTCTTATTTTGGGGCTCTTGTTAGTTTGCGATTGCAATCAATCCACTACCACTTTCCTACCTCTTATAGTGCAATACGATGGTTGTGATGAGGTGTTGGTGGGTCCAACATGTATTTTGTCAGCTTCAGGTGATTTACGTTTATGGGTGGCGCTACCTCAGTCAGCTCAAATAAAAATTTATGCTGATAATAATAAGCAAAATTTTAAAGATCTAGTTATTGCCAACGGGCGTGTCTTAACATTTACAGTCAATATATCAACAAAACACCTCACCGTTAAAGCAAATAATGACCAACAACAATATAGTTGGTCACTTTCACTAATGCCGCCTAGACCACCGCCCACACTGCTGGCTAATGCTAAGCAGCTACGTGATACCGGCAAGCTTGATATGGCAATTAAATTACTAACTGAAAATGTGCCAGCGCTACCAATAAATGAGAAAGGGGCGGGATGGGCAGCCCTTGCCCGTCTTGAGCGTCTTGTGGGCAAACCTGAACAAGCCATAGCTGATTTCGAATCAGCGCAGCGCTATCATCGCCAAACTGCAAAGCTTCTATCTGAGGTCGATGATGCAACAGCTATGGCATATGTGTTGATATATTCGGGTTTGCATCTTAAACGAGCGCGCCAGGTGCTAACCTCGGTATCAAAACTACTTCCTAATAATTTAAAGGCTGCTTATCTAGTAGCTTTCTATCAAGGAGTGCTTGCCAGTCATACCGCCGATTTTCGCAGCGCCTTATCAGCTTTCGCAAGTGCTTCGTCTTATGCCGAAAAAATGGGCAATACTTTAAACCAGCATTTTGCTGATCAAATGCGTGCCAGTACGCTTTTAGGCATGGGGCAACCACGCGAAGCACTAAAGATACTTGGAGCATTGCTACAGGATGCCTCTTTAAACAACCCCTGCGAGCGTTATCATTTACTTGAGAATTGTGCTTGGGCTTTAATACTAGCGCGTGAAGCCGGAGACAATCCTGCAAACTGGAACGAAATAGCATTCAAAGACCCGCAACCACTCTTGCATGAAGCGCTTACTGGTGGTTGCAACGAATATCCCGAATGGGAAGGAAATACATTCATTAACCTGGCGCTAACTTCTATTCATTTAGGTAACCTTCAACAAGCTCAGCAGTATCTCAATGATGCGCGTGAACACTTGCCACGCCATAGTAGTCTTCCTGCACTTTGGGGTCTGGATATTGAAGCACGATTAGCGCTTTTAGAAAAACGACCACGTGATGCGCTTAAAATATATAGCAAACTCACCACCCAAGCGCAGGTACAGGCACTTGCTGAGGTAAAATGGCGCAGTCTCATTGGTCAAGCTCAAGCCTACACTGCCTTAAGTCGCCTTACTTTGGCTCATGCTGCGTATAGTAACGCCGAACAACTAGTATATGAAAGCAGCTTAAACGTACCGTTATATGAAGGCCGCGACACTTTTTTAGCTAAACGTCTACGAGCTACTCAGCAACATGTCGAATTGCTTCTAAAAATGGGTGACTTTAAACAAGCGCTGCAAATAGTACGCCAAAACCGAGTGCAGTTGTTGGCAGGAGTGCAATGGCAAGATCAAATTGAACGTCTCGATCAAAACAAACGACGTCTTTGGGATGACGCTATTGCAACTTACCATAGTGAAAGAAGACGCTTTGAAGAAGTCGCGACGAATTTGGCGATGGCGCCACGCAACGAAATTGCACCACTAAAAGCAGCCTATGCCGCACAAGAAATACGTGTACGTTCTGCTTTAGACATTGCTTTAGCTTTAGTGCCTATCAGTGGACTACGCACTCCACCAATATTAACAGATTTGCAAAAGCGTCCGGCTTCTGAACTTACTCTTGTATACTATCGTCTACCTACTAGCTGGATTGGCTTTGCTGTGGGACACGGGGTGTTTAAAGTACAACATCTTGGCTTATTACCTGATGACGACAAAAAACAACAAACCAGTAGTATCAACGATACTAGTGCACAACGCCAAGCACTCGCTCATGTTCTCTTAGAACCATTTCGTCATGAACTAAAAGTCGCAAAACGACTACACATTATTGCATCATCAGATCTTGAACGCTTTGCCCTGCACGCCTTACCATTAGATGGCAAACCATTAGAAGAAATACTGCCGGTTGCGTATGTTGTTGATGCTGCTCCAATTCACCATCCAAAATCTTCAACCGTAGCTGAGAAATCTACTGCGATTTCAACAACTGTTAGCTGGCATTCATTGGTAGTAGCAGACACTACCGGCGATTTACCGCAAGCTCGTTATGAAGGCCAACAAGTTGCCGCAGCGCTCGCCACTAAAAGCCGAGTACGCATGCTAATGCAAAGAGAAGCTACATTTAATCATGTCAGTAATGGACTTAATGAAGCCATGCTATTTCATTTTGCTGGGCATTCAGATTATATTCAAAACGGATTCAGTAGCTCTCTAAGGTTAGCTGATGGTGCACAACTTCGAGCTGGCGATATTCTTGCTCTTAAACGAGTACCACTGGTCATTGTACTCTCGGCCTGTGAAAGTGCCAGAGTTCCTGTGAGTGAAGTGAGCACCATTGGTCTTGCGCAAGCATTTATTATTGCTGGTGCACGTGTAGTTATCGCTTCTAGTCGACCAGTAAACGATGCCTTCGCTGCTTACTTCGGTGAAAAACTATATGAATTACTTTTAACCAAATTAAATGAACCAATGATATTTAATATAGTTGTTGAAAATATTTTACCTAAGGCATTGCGTTTAGCGCGTGAACGATTTCCAAGTGCAGATTGGTCAGGATATCGAGTTCTTGTCCCTTAAAAATCTTTTAGCTTTGTTAGGAGGGTGTTATTATGTACACTGAGCAACTTTTAAATACTTCTTGTCTTCTTAAAAAAAGTCTATTGGCGTTTGCTATCTTGTTATTAGCCATTGGCTGTGGTGAGCAATCACTTGCTAATAATACTGAAACTGAAGCAAACAACACTGAGATGATTTCAGATGTTGCAAGTTCTGCTTTGTCTGCATCGATCATTAATAAGTCTTTTGTAAGCGCTAAAATTTTATTTCCACCACCAATATCTACTGCGGTCGCGCCACCACTTGATGCTCGCGGCGCTGGTATGTACTGGCGTTTTATTGCCATAAAAAGCGACCCAGATGTTTCGTGTCCGAATGTCAGTGGATTACGTGTTCGTCCATTGTTCACCACACGTGACAAGGCACAAGAGATAGATATACCTCCGGGACTAAGACAATATTGTCTATACGAAGATCCCTCTGTAGCACACCGGCTTGGGG
It encodes the following:
- a CDS encoding sigma-70 family RNA polymerase sigma factor — translated: MASDISHKLLEQALSGQPNAVRSLIEYLAPVVKSRIVRTLTASAGATAGRDLQQEVLDLTQEVFAQLFINEGKILHSWDPERGLSLRNFVGMVAQRHVLSVLRSRKRNPFTDEPIADCDPIKNEITDGNSDFEEIMASRDLLRELVRRLATLLSPLGLLAFELIIVRDCSVSEVQDATGLSPAAIYMWRSRLVRFARQIAEKIMLEQGSSQRTSQQEHAPT
- a CDS encoding CHAT domain-containing protein codes for the protein MALFYVNNTKAANWRQRALPLMLMVKWQSLILGLLLVCDCNQSTTTFLPLIVQYDGCDEVLVGPTCILSASGDLRLWVALPQSAQIKIYADNNKQNFKDLVIANGRVLTFTVNISTKHLTVKANNDQQQYSWSLSLMPPRPPPTLLANAKQLRDTGKLDMAIKLLTENVPALPINEKGAGWAALARLERLVGKPEQAIADFESAQRYHRQTAKLLSEVDDATAMAYVLIYSGLHLKRARQVLTSVSKLLPNNLKAAYLVAFYQGVLASHTADFRSALSAFASASSYAEKMGNTLNQHFADQMRASTLLGMGQPREALKILGALLQDASLNNPCERYHLLENCAWALILAREAGDNPANWNEIAFKDPQPLLHEALTGGCNEYPEWEGNTFINLALTSIHLGNLQQAQQYLNDAREHLPRHSSLPALWGLDIEARLALLEKRPRDALKIYSKLTTQAQVQALAEVKWRSLIGQAQAYTALSRLTLAHAAYSNAEQLVYESSLNVPLYEGRDTFLAKRLRATQQHVELLLKMGDFKQALQIVRQNRVQLLAGVQWQDQIERLDQNKRRLWDDAIATYHSERRRFEEVATNLAMAPRNEIAPLKAAYAAQEIRVRSALDIALALVPISGLRTPPILTDLQKRPASELTLVYYRLPTSWIGFAVGHGVFKVQHLGLLPDDDKKQQTSSINDTSAQRQALAHVLLEPFRHELKVAKRLHIIASSDLERFALHALPLDGKPLEEILPVAYVVDAAPIHHPKSSTVAEKSTAISTTVSWHSLVVADTTGDLPQARYEGQQVAAALATKSRVRMLMQREATFNHVSNGLNEAMLFHFAGHSDYIQNGFSSSLRLADGAQLRAGDILALKRVPLVIVLSACESARVPVSEVSTIGLAQAFIIAGARVVIASSRPVNDAFAAYFGEKLYELLLTKLNEPMIFNIVVENILPKALRLARERFPSADWSGYRVLVP